One window of Triticum dicoccoides isolate Atlit2015 ecotype Zavitan chromosome 5A, WEW_v2.0, whole genome shotgun sequence genomic DNA carries:
- the LOC119303778 gene encoding amino acid transporter ANT1-like encodes MAPEVKVPLLEGRGATPAQTLGNIVVSIVGTGVLGLPYAFRTAGWLAGALGVAGAGAATFYCMLLLLDCRDKLREQETEEDGLGDEQSRHGDGGNYTYGDLGERCFGPVGRHFTEAIIVLCQTGGTVAYLVFIGQNISSVLPALSPATVVLALLLPVEVALSFVRSLSALAPFSILADACTVLAVAAVVKEDVQVLVERGQPFAGRSAFAGLWGVPFACGVAVFCFEGFCLTLALEASMSNRAKFRSVLLQAIAGVTVVYVGFGVCGYLAYGDATRDIVTLNLPSNWSTAAVKVVLCVALALTFAVMMHPIHEIVESRLLAPGGWVRRRGRFVERAALHLSRVAVVATLAAIACFVPAFGEFAAFVGSTVCALLSFVLPALFHLRVVGPTASTWARAVDYFFLLSGLVFAGHGMYTVLSPQ; translated from the exons ATGGCGCCGGAAGTGAAGGTGCCGCTGCTGGAGGGGAGGGGCGCCACGCCCGCGCAGACGCTGGGGAACATCGTCGTCTCCATCGTAGGCACCGGGGTGCTCGGCCTGCCCTACGCCTTCCGTACCGCCGGGTGGCTCGCCGGGGCCCTCggcgtcgccggcgccggcgccgctacCTTCTACTGCATGCTCCTCCTG CTGGATTGCAGGGACAAGCTGCGGGAGCAAGAAACAGAGGAGGACGGGCTCGGAGATGAGCAGAGCCGCCATGGCGATGGCGGCAACTACACCTACGGGGACCTGGGCGAGCGATGCTTCGGCCCCGTCGGCAGGCACTTCACGGAGGCCATCATCGTCCTCTGCCAGACCGGCGGCACCGTGGCGTACCTCGTCTTCATCGGCCAGAACATCAGTTCGGTGCTCCCCGCGCTCTCGCCGGCCACCGTCGTCCTGGCTCTCCTGCTGCCAGTCGAGGTCGCGCTCTCCTTCGTCCGCTCCCTCTCCGCGCTCGCACCCTTCAGCATACTCGCCGACGCCTGCACTGTGCTGGCTGTCGCCGCCGTGGTCAAGGAGGACGTCCAGGTCCTGGTCGAGCGCGGGCAGCCATTCGCCGGTCGGAGCGCGTTCGCCGGGCTCTGGGGCGTCCCGTTCGCCTGCGGCGTCGCCGTGTTCTGCTTCGAGGGGTTCTGCCTCACGCTGGCGCTGGAGGCGTCCATGTCGAACAGAGCCAAGTTCCGGTCGGTGCTCCTCCAGGCCATTGCCGGGGTCACGGTCGTGTACGTCGGATTCGGCGTCTGCGGCTACCTCGCCTACGGTGACGCCACCCGGGACATCGTGACCCTCAACCTCCCGAGCAACTGGTCCACCGCCGCCGTCAAGGTGGTGCTGTGCGTCGCGCTGGCGCTCACGTTCGCGGTGATGATGCACCCGATCCATGAGATCGTGGAGTCGCGGCTGCTGGCGCCGGGCGGGTGGGTGCGGAGGCGCGGCCGCTTCGTGGAGCGGGCGGCGCTGCACCTGAGCCGCGTCGCGGTGGTGGCGACGCTGGCCGCGATAGCGTGCTTCGTGCCGGCGTTCGGGGAGTTCGCGGCGTTCGTCGGGAGCACGGTGTGCGCGCTGCTCTCCTTCGTGCTGCCGGCGCTCTTCCACCTCCGCGTCGTGGGGCCGACGGCGAGCACGTGGGCGCGCGCGGTGGACTACTTTTTCTTGCTCTCCGGCCTCGTGTTTGCCGGTCATGGGATGTACACAGTCTTGTCACCCCAGTGA